Part of the Henckelia pumila isolate YLH828 chromosome 2, ASM3356847v2, whole genome shotgun sequence genome is shown below.
CCATTGAAAAGATTGGAGGAGGTGGCCGAAGAATACCTGAAGGACCTGTTGGACAGAAACCTTGTTTTCGTTGGTCGAAAAGAGCCTAATGGGAAAGCAAAAACATGCTATGTTCATGATCTTTTAAGGGAATTATGCCTTAAAGAAGCTCGGAATGAAAGGTTTCTCCACATCATGGATAGGAATGCTGACTTCTCCGATGAAAGCGGGAATGATCAACGACGCCTGAGCATGCAtctgaatattttgaaagatgAAGATTTGACTGATGACATGAATGGGGCAATGGAATCCATGTCATTCACACGATCTTTATTGCTGACAGGTCTTCTCCTCTCCACGTCTCCTTtttattcaagttttggattacTGAGGGTACTTGATCTTCCTGGAACTGAATTCTCTGAGTTCCCAATGGAGTTTCTGTGTCTATTGAACTTGAGATACCTTGCTTTCGGGTTCCAAAGCTATCCCATTCTGCCTTCCTTGTTCCTACTCTGGAATCTTCAGACCTTGATTGTGACGGATGGCCAAAGTATGTTAAATAAAGAGATGTTTCCCTACTATAAATCATATTGTGAAGTAGAGCTACCATCAGAAATCTTTCAGATGCCTCAATTACGACATCTACAGATGACCGAATGTTTTCTGCCGAATCCAATTGAGGGAGACAACCCGGTTGTTTTGAAAAACATGGAAACACTCGCATCCGTGTCAAACTTCAAATGTACTGAAGAGGTCCTCAGaaaatttccaaatttaaaGACATTGGAAATTTACTATTATGCCTTTAACATTGAGGACTGGTCAGGTTACCATCTCAAGAATCTTGTTCATCTGGCAAAACTCGAAAACCTGAAATGTACTTTTAACTGGCCACCGAACGACACCTTGTTGCCAAACCTGGCTTTACCAGTGAGCCTTAAAAGTTTATCTTTAAGTGGCAGCTCTCTTTGTAGCAAAGATATGAGGATTATCGGCTTGTTGCCTAATCTTGAAGTGCTCAAACTGAAAGAGTTTGCCTTTGTTGGGACCGTCTGGGAACCGGTTGATGGAGAATTCTGCCAACTCAAGTACTTAAACATAAATAAAGCAAGACTGATTAGGTGGATGGCTGAAACCTCTCACTTTCCATGCCTCGAGCACCTGAAAATAAGCCAATGCTTTGATTTACTGGAGATCCCTTCTGGTATCGGCGAAATACCAACACTACAAATGATCGAGATTGATGGTTCTAGCACTTTTGCAGTCACTTCAGCAGAGCAGATCCTGGAAGAGCAAAGAGACCTGGGAAATTATGTCCTTCAAGTTCATACCCGGTGGATTTAGAAGCCGAAAATGCATCAAGTCGTCCTTTCTAATATATTTTTGATCGTTCATATAGGTTTCTCACATGGTTCCAGTTTCTTCTTGTTGTAATATATCAGGGCAATTCACTTCTTCCTGCCTTGGGGAGAAAAGCCTTGGCAAATTCTTGTGAAAATAGAAACTTTTCAAGAATTATGTGCTGCTTACTATCAAGAATTTACTGGCGATCATTTCAAAAGATCTTTTCCTATTACACGTACTCTTCTGTATGAGATTCTACCTTAAAAATTTACGAGTACGACAAAATTAAGAATTTATATCGAGTTTCTTATTGAATTCCATCAATGTTTAGAATCTTGATTATGAGCAATCAAATTTTCTAGTATATTCCAATTGCTGAATTGGTACATCCACAATTTGCATGTGCATGTCAATGGTTCACAATCTAAAAATTCGATCCTACCATTAGGGTAATTCCTCAAGCATTGATCGCACGGTCCAAATTCTTTCAAAGGGGGAGTCTCACATGTTTTAACATTCAAACCCGTCCCCACCCCACATGATATTGAATCTGGATCATCATTCATCCAACTACCTTTTTAACATCACCTTTTTTTAACATCACCTCTGTGGTATGTGGTAGCATCGAACTAACTCGCAAAATCTATAAAAAGCAATGTATCTTCTATATTTATTATTGGTAGAATCTTATAAAACATTATCgcaaataataatttttgaagCCTATTATTgaatcataataaaacattGAGTGTCGAACTTTACAAGAATCTAGCTAGCAATTTTAGATACATCTGTCTGTGAATACTAGGAATATATAAGTGACTTCAGCACTGAGAATCTACGTAACATCTGTCTGTGAATCACAaccaaaaacaagaaaaaatatGAAAGGGGATGTGGACACAATGACAaaaacattagattattacaaAGCATGCACACACAGAATCATGCTACACTCCAAAaccttaaaaaaatatatctttAAATTGTGCATTCCAGATTCCCAGTCAAAAAATTTTAGCCCCCCGAAAATGGATTCTAACATTAGCCTTCCAGTGGGACTGCTTCCAGATGAGGCTAACCCGCCATGGATGAACAAAGGAGACAACGGATGGGAGCTAACCGCTGCTGCCTTAGTTGGCCTACAAAGTGTTCCAGGTATGGACGTCGTGCTAGCGAGGTGCTCAGCATGAACACAAAGTTACCAAAGTTTGAGATATAGTGTATTATCAATCCAAAGTCAGACAGtttcttgttattttttttatttgtatggTATATATGCTTATCATACTATACAAGTTAACTTGATATTCTAATGATTATTCAGTGGATGAAATTCGTTCATTTATGTTGTCTTTTATCTTCATGATATCATGCATGTAATGGTGTTGGTTGAAGGAGGGCAGAATGAGGGGCTGCTTAAATCCATCAACCTGCaaactctcaatttttttatttctaaaatttcattattttcaaaaaaatatcatcaaaCAATCCTCTTGTATTTACTTATACCTTGAGTACTGAAAGTCAAAATACTCTACAGAAACTCTAGAGTCTAGCCTGATCACCTCCAAAGTATGACTCGAACTAGACTGATTGTTTTCACTCTTATAAGTTCTCGGCATGTCGAATGAAAGAGGTGGTTTGGGACAGTGGCCACCCTCTCTCAAAAAAATTACTCAATACTTAGTTGGTTTGCATTCTCCCCGCGAACAGAATAACTAAAACTTTCCTCATGATTCCAGGCCTGATTATACTCTATGGCAGCATGGTCAAGAAAAAATGGGCCGTAAACTCCGCCTTCATGGCGCTCTATGCGTTTGCAGCTGTGCTCATCTGTTGGGTATCTTGGGCTTATAGGATGTCCTTCGGATCGCCTATGTTGCCCATATTAGGAAAGCCTGGTCAGGCCATGACTGATACCGTTGTTTTGAAACACGAGGCCGAAACGTCTCTCCCAGCTGCGGATCATGTGTTCTATCAGTTTGCATTTGCTGCCATCACTGTTATATTGGTGGCCGGGTCATTGGTGGGAAGGATGAACTTTTACGCGTGGATGTTGTTCGTTCCGCTCTGGGTTACGTTCTCTTACACGGTGGGCGCTTACTCGATTTGGGGCTCGGGGTTCTTGACAGACAACATTATTGATTATGCAGGGGGCTATGTTATACATTTGTCTTCTGGAGTTGCTGGTTTCACTGCTGCTTATTGGGTAATCTTGATATACTTGATCAAACATTAATGATTCAAATATTTTCTCAAGTTTGAATTTTAAGCCTTTTTGTGATAACTTTGGTGTTATTTTCTTTCATATTTGGGGATATTTATGCAATGTATCACATTACATTGTAGGTCGGACCAAGGCATCACCATGACAGACAACATTTCCCACCAAACAACATAATAAACATGTTGGGGGGCGCAGGTTTCCTATGGATGGGTTGGACCGGATTCAATGGCGGCTCCCCCCTCGCGGCTAACAGGGTCACTTCGCTCGCTGTGTTGAACACGCACGTGTGCACCGCCACGAGCCTCCTCGTGTGGCTTTCCCTCGACATGGTAGTCTACTTCAAGAGCTCTGTCATTGGTGCTGTTCAGGGGATGATCACTGGCCTCGTTTGTATTACTCCTGGTGCAGGTAATTCGGCTAATTGATAGTTTAACATATGACGAATACATTAATCACTGTTTGATATGAATGATAAGATTAAGATGGTTACATCACATAGGTTTTACTCAAATGTTATAATAgagttaaaaaatatttatgttgtCCTTATATTCCAATTTATTATCTCATGATATGTTACAAACTAACGGCATTGTATGTAATAATTGTGCGCACTTGGATTTGGTAGGCATTGTGGATACATGGGCAGCAGTACTAATGGGTATACTTTCGGGCTCAGTACCATGGTACACCATGATGGTCTTGCAcaaaaaatcatcatttttcCAACAAGTTGACGACACGTTGGGAGTTTTCCACACACACGCAGTTGCGGGCCTACTGGGCGGGCTCCTCTCGGGCTTCTTCGCCCATCCGGACCTCCTCCGCATGTTCTATCAGCCTCCAAGGACTTTTAGGCCGGGCTTCATCTATGGTCTATTGGATGGAGACTTAAGAGGCGGGCTTCACCAAATGGGCTACCAAGTCTTGGGAGCACTTTTTATATCAGCATGGAATGTTGTAGCGACTAGCTTGATATGTATCTTGATAAATAGAATAATTCGACTGCGAATGGATGACGATGACCTCGAGATAGGGGATGACGCGGCACACGGGGAGGAAGCTTATGCGTTGTGGGGCGACGGAGTAAGGGATCCTCCGCCTCTACGTTTTAGAGTGACGCCTAGGATGCCTGCCTTCTGTAGACGCCACGGGAGCCATCAACCGTGACTTCGGGTCGGAAAGCCCAGCCCGAAGTTTGTTTCATCTCACTTTGTAAATTCACTAGCTGGTAGGTACAAGGCATTGCCTTCACAAGTGTGGGGCTCTTTTGAATGGCTACCCAGTAATAATTTCAAGGTTGGGAGGGCAAATTTAACAACCTAGTTGGTTGTCGGAATGCTTGACACCTAAAATCTCGGGTTCAATTTGTATTTTGTAATACTTCTTTTATaggcaaaaacaaaacaaaaaaagaaatttgTAAACTTCTTATCAAATATATAGCAGATTTTAATTACCATTGAATTATAATACATACTATAATACATAAAAGATCTCACACGCGTGCATAATGTTTAGAATATAATTAATTGATGAGCAGCTCCACTAAAAATCTATGTGATTCATATATACAATgaaaattaattgttatttttttttacatagaAGTGATACTTTTTTATGAATCGGACGATCAGAGACCtgtttcataaaataaaattgaccATTGGTATAGTCTCTCAGGAATTTCTGTGTTAATTGAATTCATCACTCTTTTTTAATCAATCGAGCATGTACAAGTTTAAATATAATCATGTATATAAGAATTATATTTatacataatatcatggaaTTAATGGAAATAATACAATATATAGGTACTATAATACCAAGTTTCTTGTTGAAAGAAAGATGAGTTATTACGGTTTGAGAAATTACTATTTCTTCTTTTAACAAGAAGTATTATCATTGCGATctctattttgtttttaaaaaaaatcctatcgatcatttattttatattatattcatATACATAAAGACTTTCTCCTGTCATTCATTTCTGATACATTCATATGATAGATGGACCGAAATATCTAGTAGACTTTTTGAACACCTCTAAAAAAATCTATCATAATAGTTAGATCGGGACAAACCCGACAATCCATCCACTACATATGTTGTGAGTTATATCTCTGTTCAAGTATCATGTTATATATCTCATGTTGGGATCGTTCGACACTAACCGAAGATTTGATGACTCTTGAAGTTTTACTATTTTATTAGGACTCTATACAATTTATTTTGATTAGGATTCTATATATTCTATTTTCATTAGGACTCTATATTAATTATATTGTATAAATAGATGATAGATTgcataataaaattattctttTGGCTTTCTCAATTTCTTGCTCCACGTTATATTCTCCAAAATATCCAacaaattggtatcaaagccacgtTCTTGAGAGATCTGTGAGATCAAATTTTCATAATGAATTCAGAAAATTCTTTCACCACAATTCCACCTCATGTATTTGATGGAACAAATTATCAAGTATGGGCTGTTAGAATGGAAGCATATCTAGATGCCAACGATCTATGGAAAGCCGTTGAACGAGAATATGATGTTTCAGATCTGCCTGAAAACCCAACGATGGCacaaatcaaaaatcaaaaggAGAAGAAGCAAAGAAAATCAAAAGCAAAGGCCATCCTGTTTACAGCAGTCTCTTCCTTTGTATTCACCAGAATCATGACATTGAAAACAGCCAAGGAAATCTgggattttttgaaaaaagaatacgaaggaagtgaaaggatCAAAGGAATGCAAGTGCTGAATTTGCTTCGAGAATTTGAGATGCAAAAGATGAAAGAATCAGAAACGATCAAGGAATATTCAGAGAAGCTTCTTTGAAACGACCAAAacattctaaaataacatatgcggaattttttttttttttaatactaagtaaaatagatgtacatacatgcccatacatatatgcacaaaaaaaaataaacggatttaaaaaaaaataacataaatatgcaacatttcttacttgaataactgagtcaaacttaaataaaatactgtcaaacaatccacttaaaagtttgcatgcaataaaattatttaataaaaatagtacgaaaattcaccactgaaaagacataaaagaaataaataagaaacagagtttaaaattcttaaaatgttcataaagactcagccgacggtcacgggggatcactgcatgtccgctcatacgtcctcatcaccggtaggaactacatcttcctctatgtactcacctgcaccatataagtgtagtgagcctagaggcccaacatgctaacataacaagggcttaaaataatttaaatcactgaaatactaatacataacatatacatgaatggacatgcttaaaatcatgaatcataacttaaaatcttgcttaaacttgaacttaaatataatcatataatacatacataacattgttgagcatatcatttttctaacatcgcatggtcatatgcgtagtgtaaccttaaacttaaaaggttcgactgatcagtctcttaaaaccaacgtacgcggcggtgacgaatcacctcttactggtagtaaactacccttaacatgtggggacttgtcccccttaaattgtcacaatacttcaactttcaacataaaaattattttctagctcaaccttaaatattaaatcatgccataaaattatttcatgaatgcatgtacttaaataaaatgtgtgtctttcctatatatttaatttaatttttatactaacatataaatactaaaataacattcatgcataaaataattaaatatataattaggacacatgcaatttctcatggtttgtgctgaactgctggccctaacactcaaacccattttcttaaattctggcccattaacactgagactggcccattaacaaacttaagcccaaaaatacatttttaagcccaattaatttattcaatcCCATTAATgcattcctggcccaataacaacctattctggcccaatgggcccaaaagcccaaagactggcccaataacttccatgggcccccaagcccataaaaattattggactaacttaattaaatttatttaagcccaataataattaaatttcaacccaaataattaaatggaacccaattaaatttttgaatttaattaggcccatttaacacttaattaaacttaaaacttaaaaaaataaaatacccgagcccgactcacttaacccggacccggacccaactaacataacccatgactttccagacccgaccTGGACCccacaacccgacccggatccaccctaaccctaaaacccgatacCCCTTCTCCTATGTTTcccggccgcgagcagcagcccttctagggttgctgccgccctgctccggccgtccCTGGCCGTAgctccgccgcccagacgtagcccacgtctgggcggtctgAACCTGACCAAGGTCCCGACCCCATGCAGCCCACGCACAGAGGCCGAACCCACCTTCCCTcaaaccctaaacctgcgcccCATGAAGGCCGATCTGCATCAGCTGGTTtcttgggctcgtttggctcgaaccactcaagCCATTCGAGTCTAGATCACCCTCACACGACCTAGGGACCCCTGACCAGCAGCTGGACGCACCATGGAtgaagaaaacgtgagcatgatcaaGCAACATACAAGAATAAGATACAAGCGTCAAAACCGATtccttttctgaaaattcttgaaagatttcgatGCACACTCAACACACACATAATAATTACTGATATAGTGCAAAAAAGAGGaagaaaacatgccttgcaccgtagaatTAATAGGGCAAAGTGCGTagaacgtttccgggacgacgggacgacgaacaaCCTTTCTTGATGCTTCAAAAATATCGAGGCTATGGAGTCCTTCTTGGAGGCTACTTGGTTGATGAAGGAGATGAATAATGGGGGAGAGAGGCGGCTAGGTTGAAGATTACATGAGATTGGGGTAGGTTGTTAGGTattattgatttaaaataaggtgtaggataattaaattaaatagaagatgttatatatataaaatatacaactttAAAACTCCAACTAAAAGttaaaaaatctgataacttaattaaatcccgaaatattaattttagggaattttaaaggtaattaaaagtcaatattttggctaaatttggataaaaatggacttctaaaattatataaaattaaatactgataattttgaggagataaaactcaaaataatatttttttgggctcttaaaaggctcataaaataaattggatagaaagttgtcatctcgtccgtctacggtcccgtctacgcgataaaataattaaattttcataaatcatgaaaaatcactaattatgggttaaatgcttaaaaataacttaaaacatgcacaaataatttcacataattatttaacccataatctaaaattctaaataaatgaaatccctaattatgcatgcgaatttacgtactaaaaatactgggtgttacaattctcccccccttaatttgaatttcgtcctcgaaattaaagtacttacccgaacaactccgggtagcgagtcctcatgtctgcctcggtctcccaagtagcttcctcctccgagtgattcagccacttgactctgaccatcggtatgacccacgtcctaagtctccgctcctccctagccaagatccgtactggcctctcctcatataCTAGATCAGGTGGCAACTGAAAGGGCTCGTAattcaacacatgcgacgggttagagacatatctccgaagcatggatacatgaaagacatcgtgcactgccgcaagccctggtggcaaggccaaacggtaggccaatgtgccaactctctccaagatctcaaaaagtccaatatatctcggattaagcttacctctccggccaaatcgtaccactcccttcataggtgacactctcagaaacacgtgatcacctactgcgaactccaaatctcgtcgtcgagtatctgcataactcttctgacgactctgagcagtcctaatacgatcccgaatctgagtcacaatgtcagctgtctgctgcacgatctcaggaccaagtaaaatcctctcgccgacctcatcccaatgcacaggagatctgcatctcctcccatacaatgctgcataaggagccatacctatagaagactgaaaactgttgttataggtaaactccactaatggcagtctagtctcccacgagccctgaaagtcgatgacacaagctctcaata
Proteins encoded:
- the LOC140879007 gene encoding ammonium transporter 2 member 3-like, whose product is MDSNISLPVGLLPDEANPPWMNKGDNGWELTAAALVGLQSVPGLIILYGSMVKKKWAVNSAFMALYAFAAVLICWVSWAYRMSFGSPMLPILGKPGQAMTDTVVLKHEAETSLPAADHVFYQFAFAAITVILVAGSLVGRMNFYAWMLFVPLWVTFSYTVGAYSIWGSGFLTDNIIDYAGGYVIHLSSGVAGFTAAYWVGPRHHHDRQHFPPNNIINMLGGAGFLWMGWTGFNGGSPLAANRVTSLAVLNTHVCTATSLLVWLSLDMVVYFKSSVIGAVQGMITGLVCITPGAGIVDTWAAVLMGILSGSVPWYTMMVLHKKSSFFQQVDDTLGVFHTHAVAGLLGGLLSGFFAHPDLLRMFYQPPRTFRPGFIYGLLDGDLRGGLHQMGYQVLGALFISAWNVVATSLICILINRIIRLRMDDDDLEIGDDAAHGEEAYALWGDGVRDPPPLRFRVTPRMPAFCRRHGSHQP
- the LOC140880996 gene encoding putative late blight resistance protein homolog R1A-3, whose amino-acid sequence is MAYTAILSLVSTLEQILRSHRFPIFDGKQEIISLYRKSRFLQALLEDSPRRTIQDEVDYFLEIRVRDVAYQVEDTVESHVFTEILADPDSFSSPLDSYPEDHSSGGNYEYLQEAMNEIDSIVEELQRGRCGLKQLLPRELLPSGKPRAARSGRNKLVGLDDEVLELKDRLMGEDSRLCAIPIVGMGGIGKTTLARNLFDDLLIKHHFDVRAWVTISEEYRASEVLLSILKDIGVDIDLKRGESREKLKQSLFQSLNGRRYLIVLDDLWSTKVWDDLKIIFPDDDNGSRILFTTRLLDVAAYAADSSSPPHQMLLLDDKKSWDLFCQEVFVDELCPPELEQMGKMIVKNCRGLPLLIVVVGGLVAKANGEREYWEYVAENVNSVAVESDQHCSEVLWLSYNHLPNHLKPCFLYFGVFPEDHKISVSKLVKLWVAEGFLKPVPLKRLEEVAEEYLKDLLDRNLVFVGRKEPNGKAKTCYVHDLLRELCLKEARNERFLHIMDRNADFSDESGNDQRRLSMHLNILKDEDLTDDMNGAMESMSFTRSLLLTGLLLSTSPFYSSFGLLRVLDLPGTEFSEFPMEFLCLLNLRYLAFGFQSYPILPSLFLLWNLQTLIVTDGQSMLNKEMFPYYKSYCEVELPSEIFQMPQLRHLQMTECFLPNPIEGDNPVVLKNMETLASVSNFKCTEEVLRKFPNLKTLEIYYYAFNIEDWSGYHLKNLVHLAKLENLKCTFNWPPNDTLLPNLALPVSLKSLSLSGSSLCSKDMRIIGLLPNLEVLKLKEFAFVGTVWEPVDGEFCQLKYLNINKARLIRWMAETSHFPCLEHLKISQCFDLLEIPSGIGEIPTLQMIEIDGSSTFAVTSAEQILEEQRDLGNYVLQVHTRWI
- the LOC140879008 gene encoding uncharacterized protein — translated: MNSENSFTTIPPHVFDGTNYQVWAVRMEAYLDANDLWKAVEREYDVSDLPENPTMAQIKNQKEKKQRKSKAKAILFTAVSSFVFTRIMTLKTAKEIWDFLKKEYEGSERIKGMQVLNLLREFEMQKMKESETIKEYSEKLL